A region of the Apium graveolens cultivar Ventura chromosome 6, ASM990537v1, whole genome shotgun sequence genome:
GAAGAATAACCAATAACATTGTTGTTGTTGCTTTATTGTACCTCCGAAAGTAAAGCAACAACTACAGCAGAGATGCATGGAATTTCATCAGTGAGTTGGAAGATGACACGGATAACAGTAAAAACTTGGAGGTCCTTCAACTGCAGCCAATAACCACATAATATTGAGTGGACAGGTGGCAGTACACATAAAACCAATGTAATAATGAAAAAGAGAAACCCTAAAATATGTTAAATTAGAAGATGAAAATTGGTTGATTTATTAACCTGAATGGGTATAGATGCAACCATTGCAGCCTCAATGCCTAGGATGATGCTCGGATCACCACCCCACCGGAAATCAATATCCATTGTAATTTGACCTTCTTTAAGGCTCTGAACACGGATGCCTGCACCGAAATATTATTTTGCAAGTATAAAGCATATTCCAAAATAAAAATATGGCGAGATGTATTTGAAAGGTGGAAATGTGGTTCAGATGATTGACCCAAGACAACATAAGCACAAACTGGACCTCATATAAATATCAATTAGCATATGCCAAGCAGCTTCCACTATGCCATTCCATACTTATAGAATATATGTGAAACAGAAACTAGTTTTGTACACAGTATAATAGGCATGACTTCTGTGACCCACAGAAGCTAACAGCACATGAAGCAGATCTTAGTCCAGTATGTGATCAATACCTTCAATCTTAGGAGGCACATTTCCAAGGGATAGTTTGCTAAACTTCATCGACGTGATTCCTGCTGGTCGATATTCCTCTAACAAAGGTTCGACAGATTCTTTTATTATTGCCGTTGCTGCCTGCAAATAATCACATTCAACAATGGTTAGCCCGACAAGACGAAAAAAAGAAGCTCGCATACTAAACAAAAATGACAGCATGATGCTGATTTCAGTTAATTATCACTTATTAAAGCTATGGACAATTTGCAATGGCATTATTTTGAAGAACAGAAGGTTCCACCAGCATGAAAAAGTATAGATCTCCTAGGCTGTGGGATTCTTTGTTTGATAGGTAAAACAATTCACTTATAATAATAAGCCATAAGGCACCTACAAAAATAATCAATATTTAACGAACACATAATATATATCAAATCAAGAATTCCATCATTGAAGCTACCATTGCCAAGATTTCCTAGGGCGTGGGACTGTGTATGGTGATGAATTTTGTAATTAACTAATTATCAATGTGTCTAAAAGTCACAACTAAATACGTTATGCACTTATGCATCCCAGTTGATTGTTTCAACAATTTTAATAATATTGAACACTATACTACATAAGGTATCACTATGTCACTGTGGACGTTGGAAACAAGATTTAAAGATCACTACAGAACTCTTATTATTCATCAAAAGTATTCAAAACTAAAAAACATCGTAAGAGGTCATGTGCAATAAACGATGCATCAAAATTCCTGGGAGAGTCAAAAAGTTCAGTAAAAACATACCTAAATTCCAGTGAACAGATAAACACAACTATAATTGAAGATGTATTGTCTAGGACGCAAGGGGTCTATGACATAGCTTTATGAATAAATGCATCTTGTCTTTTAACTTCAAAGACAAATTTGAAAGACGGGAAAGGGGAAAATCTTACATCTGCAACAAATGGCCAGAGTTTGCTCAGTTGTTTGTTCAACCATTTAACCTGAAGTTTCAAAGAATGAAAAAGGAGTTATATCTAAACTGGTAAAATTATTTGAGTTACCAGTAATGAAAGAAAGTAATAAGAAGGTAACCAGAAGGATACATATTCAAAATATAACAATTTATGGATATTATATTTCTGAAGGAATGTAATATGTGAGTGTGTGCCGGGTTCTAGTGGCAACTTGAGACCTAACCCCCAAATGACtaaatttgattatattaaaTTGGTGAAGGACTGAAGGTTCAGTTCTAACCACATGTTATTTAGCCACAGAAAATGACATCCCCTGTGTGTGTGTCAAAAGTTATATGAATTATCATTTCCATATTTTTTAGTATAATATAATCCAAGCAATCACCTTAACTCTGAACAGTATATAGATCTCACACCACAATTCGCTGAATAAGATATAAAGAGGTCCGAAAATGGATTATATAAGATTGTAACGAGGACATTTATTAGTATATTACACTTGTAAACACATACACAGCATACATCACTTTAGTCAAAGTGTACTTGCCAAATTGATTAATATTAACAAATAATCATATCTTTGTTGATTAAAATGTGACAAAACACCCATAACTCAAATTCATGAGGTATGTTGATCGATATTTTAAAAAACCCTTGATTCAAAATCCTTGAGCATGACATACTTGTAAGAATGTTTAGTATTAATAAAGCCACCGCTCCTACGTTATTGTAAACAGGACAAAATGCCATTAACCCAGGTCAGGAAGGTCAGCAGTTCACATGATTACACTTAACTATCTACGGGTACTTAGGACTTGACCTTGAGATGCTATATCAACTATAATGCAATATAACAAGTTTAACAAGACACTGGTAGATGGACTTCATAAGAAAAATCATGCCAACCAGCAAGTAAACTAACCTGCTCATAAACAGGAAATGATATCCACTCAGGAAAGTTGTCTCCACATATTTTCTTTAAATCATCTCTATTGAGGGATCCAAGGAGCTTAATGTCAACTGCCTGGAGCCAAAAAATACAATAAGAGGATTAACAACTGTAACCAAGAAAAGCACATCTTTTGACGGCAGAAGCTGAAAGTAAACAGGAGGGAGTAGCTAGTGTATCAAGGATTCTGGTATATAGTCTGAAACAGTAATTAATACATGTCGATTGTTGGCGCAAGAATAACAGTCACCACCAAGGATCCAATCAATTTGATGGCACTGGAGCCTAAAGGTCAACCTAAGTACTTCAAAATTCACATTCTAAATATCATTTTTACCTTAAAATTTGTTAATTCAGAAATAAAAATACTGATTTCTATCTTTAGAACTATTATTATATACATATTACGACAGAGCCTTTCACTATTTAGAAATTTAGACCATTTCCGAATATAAAGGCATACTAATATAGCCTCTGAGAGTACAGTAGCAAGACCAAAAATCTAAGGAAGGCGTGACAATCGACATTGTAGCAATAAAAAGAAGTTTCGTTCTTTAACTGAACAGGAACCAGGTAAGTATATTCACAAAAACCAAAAAAAAACTAAATGCACAGTATTCATTACCAACTTAAGTTCTTAAGCAAGTTCCATAAAACCAATACTGAATTCTTCATCTATGGCTAAAGCGCAAAAACCCTGTGTAGTTCCATTAGCTAAGCCCCCCTAACCAACTTAATATTTTTGTACGCTAAACTAGTGCTCAAGTAATTTCTAGAGGACTACAGGTGGTTGGTTGGCCAGATTTTCTTCGCAGTAACATAATTTTTTTCAAATGGTGCCACTTGTCTTTCATGTTTCTCAAAAGTGGCTTGATGACAATTACAGTTGGCACAGCAAAGCGTGTCTTGACACCCAAAACTTGACTGGTGCTAAATGAGACAACATCAATGCATAACATTTAATCCTCGTGAACATACTCAAATCATTACTGTTAATCACACAATGTTAAGACTAAGTAAATTGTCTACATACTGAGTGCTACATAACCTAATACTGCACGATATTGCAAAAAAACCTCAACTGTCCTCTGGGAACATTCGAGCATATAATACTAAATGGGCAACTTGGTTAATGGTATTTATAACCCGCTTATTAAGAATTGGAATGTATTACCATGTATCTGTATGTGGTTAAGAGATTTATTAGTTCGATTGGGAAACTCCTTCTCTTTTTACCCCCATTGGTTTCCAAATCACTGAGCATCCCCATTCCCCTATTCCCAGTTTGCACCAACAATCCACACGGCCCCTTTCGAACACTAAAAAAAAATCATGTTTCATTTCACCACACTAGTAGCTACCCAGTAAAAAAACCTAGCTAGAGCTTGTCCATTAACAAATTACttgcaaaataaaataaaatataattctcATAAACTAAACCGTAATTACAAATTTATATTCAAATgtaacaaaacaaaataaatccAAATGTGAAAGAATACCTTAGCAATACGTTTATTGCTTCGATACTTCATCATACGACTCCAACCAGCCATCAGTGCAATTCCGGTGATCATCCCCATCAGAATTCCAGAAATTAACCCCATCTCTCTGCAACAAAATCACAAAACATAAAAAAACCCAAAAATGAGTTCAAACAATCCCTAAAACATCAGAAATATACACAATCAATATTTACACTAATTCAATTCAATTAATACTTACACTGATTCAGCCAATACAATTCACAATCACTCGTCTCTTATCAGACCTATCTCTCTCGcgtgctctctctctctctcgctcgcTCTCTccttttttctctctctctctctcaaaaagTGTGTGTGTTGGGGAGATATTATTATTGTTGTAGGGGGGGGGCGGTTACTTCTATCCACAAAGATCAAAACAAGCAAAGGATCATTTCGTTAATATACATACAGATACATACACAGCGAGTGTGTGTGTGAAGCGTCGTGAATCGTGATCAACCCCCACTCGCATTCAATTAGCTCAGATTTGTCTCGTTTCCTACAACTttagtatttttgcattttagACCCCACTGTTTCCGCATTATTGTGTTTCATGACCCCATTTCATCTAATCTGTCTAATTTTGACcatttttctttgtttttttttcatatcttactttaaaatataaaataatacaATTTTATATACTATACGAGCATAGTAAACTAACTCAGATATTTAGCTATAGTGTTTTAGGTAAATTTGTCGGGTCTACCACAAAAGCTACCATCTTCCTAGTAAaaaaatttcataaatacattTAATATTATAAATTGATGTGAATATACGACACTTCAcgtaatataatataattttttataaaattcatttGTTCACGAAATTTTTCACAAATTAATTATTTATCGGTCATTGTATATTATGATATGTCACCTATATTTATAAGTGAAGATTTCGTTACACATCATTTACTTCGTATAGAAAAGCTTTAGTTTCTTATTTTTGGATTGGAAATTATGATcatgttttttgtttttttttttcaAGAAAAGTTTTCTGATGCAGACAAGGAAAAATTGAGCATGTATCAAGTAAGAAATATTTGCAAGTTGAATTTTTTTCGATGTGTCACAGAAATGTTTAGAATATAAAACAAGCATTGAACATACTATCATCTCGTtcaacatttttttaaaatataattgtGACATTACACATAACTTTATCaaattagaatatttttccaTTTACATATCCTAAAGTTTTTTCCTAAAGCAAGATATGAGATATTCTTAAGTTTAAGTGAATATGATAtagtaattttaatttttaaatcattaatatgAAGGTTTGCAAAGAAAGTCAAGAATACTGATGTGCTAATTAATGTAACAAATCAAGTGATATCCCAGAAAATTGTTATCTAAACCCATAACCAAACAGGACAGCTAAGTCCCACTTCTGCCGACACAGCCTCACAGCTCATTTCTGTACTTAAATTCCCAAAATGCCACTCAATTCTCACATAATTACTTTCCTCCCAAATAATTTATCTATAGTGTACACTCAAAGTGGAAAACACTTTTTCAACACTCACTCCATAAGAACTATCATTCCACATATTGTAATAAAACTGACCAACCAAGGTAAATTAGCAATGGTTGTCCTGACACCGGTACTAGGAGGTGGAGTAGTCACGTCTGGCACCGGGGGTGATGGCTCCACGTAGGCTGGTGGTGGAGGCTGGTTGAGGCTTGGTGGAAGTCCACTGCCATATTTTACATCAATCTCAAAAGCCATTCCTTGCTCACATTGTACACCATCATCTGAATCGGAGAAGTAATAGTTTGTACCATTTATAGTCAATGGGACTGCAATGGTGAGTGATTGGTTGAACTCATTGTTGCCACTTGTGAATGAGAAGGTGTCATCGTCTTCGGAGTAGTCGATAGTGCAGTTTTTGTAGGTAGTTGCGTTATAAGTTTGGATCACACTTTGGTTTGTACTTGTCTTGAATACTGCAAgaacaaaataaaacaaaattaacaTTACTTGGGCTTTCTGCTGAAGTTTGAAAAGGTTAAACAGGGTAACATTCAAATGATCAAATCCAAGTCTTGCCTAAAAATTAACATTTGAGTAAATATTATTGGTAATGTCCAATTAGGCAATTAGGTTTGGCATTGTATCACTTGTATACTTAATACCTATGCACAAAACTCCCAAGGCCCTATCCAGGCAGTGTGTATGAAATGCCCAGCCTAACTCTTACTTTACATACAGAAGAATCTGTTTTAGGATACAAACCATAACTTATTTATGTGAATCCAGCTATCTAGTTCAAAGGAAAGAAGAAAATGGTTAACCAAAGTTATGTATCAACTAAAAGAAATATTACAAGGGAATGTAGCAGCTATTTATATACATTGACATATTAAAAAATTAGGCCAAGCAACTACATAACATCCAAGTACTAATACTACACATTATACAACATTGAAAAAGATTAGAAATCATAATGTTTGCAATCTTTTCTATGAATAGAAGAAACGTGTATCATCAACGATTTACTTCTGACCCCATCATCATATCAGCTATACTAGGGGAGGCATGGCTGATGGCTGCCATTGGCCATTGAACCTTACCAAATTGGAAAAAAAAATGAATATTATCAAAATGCCGATGCTTTCCGGTTATAGTTTGGAAGACTGGGGTACTAACATTCAAATCTCAGTTGCCTGAAAATAAGACATTCAACTTTAAATGAACATTAGTAGTTCTGTGCGTCTATGTCCAGCATTGTAGATTCGTATGCACAAAACTCCCTAGACCATATCCAGTTGGTCCAGAGGAAGTCCCCAACCTTACCCTTATTTTACACAAAAGAGTTCAGGACCCAAATGGCAACTTATTTTAACGTGCATCTAGGCCACAAACTGTAACTTAAATATATGTTTCGAGAGGAAAATAAGAGGACAAATTTTACAAAGTTGAGGCTTCATACTTAAAAACAAAATTTAGAGACAATGTACCCACAATTGGGCCTGTTTGGCAGACAACTTATAAATCACTCATGGTTTATAAGCCCGTAACAGCTTATctacgagtgtttgtcgacccaacttataaaaatttataacttataagctaataagttgaatgttagtaacgacgtattttttctcaacttattttgattttttgctGATTTATTAACCtcagttttaaaatatatatttttaaatgttaatctaacttaaaattcatgaatttagataattatatttaataattatttattttagttcatttaagaaaaaaaaaattctgacttataagtatAACTATCCAAACACTTATTTAAGTTATAAGTATTCTTCTCATTATCACTTATAAttcacttattcattttaaatcGTAAGTTACTTATTTTTAGATTTCTCAAACGGACACTAAGATAGAAACAGGCATATTCACGCTTCAGATACATTTTACCAAATACTAACACATTATGCATCACTGAGAAAGATTGGATATCATTATTTTTCGCGATCCTATTTTCAAATACAAGAAACATATCATCAAAAGATGACTTCCAATCTCCATCATTATATCAACTGTAATGGAAGGCATGGCTGTATTTTGCAATTGACCATTGCCAAATAATAACCTACTCCTAAAACAGTACAACAATCAATTCATATACTCCTTTAACTGAAAAAAAAGACATAAATCTACATACTAGTAAATCGAAAGGAATCCGAGTTCGCAGGCCTAAGAACAGTAAAATGGAAGGGACAATTATGAGAATATAAACTAAAAGAATGAAGAATAAAATGTAAAATGGATGCAATATTGAAGTAAAATAAAGGTGGAAAACAAGGAGAGAGAAGTTACTGAGGTAATCGCCGAGATAAAAAGTCTGTTTAGCAGCCCAGTCAGAGTACTTAGCAGCAGGAGTGGAAGTGTCGGCATTAAAGAACCAGCCAGCGGCGCCACCGACGGTGTGGTTAGTGTACGCAGCTGCAGGCAGAGGCGAGATGAGGATGATGAAAGATATAATTATCAAAGTTGTAAAATATTTAGTTTCCATAGTTAGAACCAGAGCGACCAAGTTTTGCAAATCTAAGTCTGACACCTACTACAGATTTAGATTTGATGGGAAAGGAATAAAATAAATGGAGAGGGAGATGCGACTTCAGAACATTACTAAACTCAAAGTTTGAATGACTTCACAATAACATGTGCAGATACAAAAGGACAAACTGTGGGGCGCCTTTTGCAGGGGTTTACTGGTCAACCGCTTAATTTCGTCCAACTGCCTAACCGCTCGTAACCGAACCGTATTTTGCGGATAATCACGAAACACGGATTGGTCGTGGATTTAAAATCTGCTCATTCGCGgtttggatgcggttttaaatttttaaaaatcacaAAATCACAACCGTAACTAgcaatatatatttataataaaataaatttccaaaaattaggttgatatcatataaattaatatgTATATACATGTATTAACTAATCTTAGGTTAATGTTAAGATTCCGTTCATAAAATTTACgatcattataagatatataaccaaaTAAATGGAAAATGTAATTatcatgtaattttttttatccttttattttttcttttctcttgcttccatatttttgtatgtttttaatattcTTACTCACGTAACCTAaacttgaatttattaatattgcgaatttatttttttgtaaattattaattattttaaaataagtggttgaaccgcaaaccAATCCGCAATAATCGTAAATTCGCAACCGCAATTGACGCGGTTAATCGCAATCGCAAATGCGGTTGCGGAtgataattttttaaaatcacTCTTCGCAGTTTGGTTCGACTTTTATCCAAAAACTGATCCGATCCGAACCGCGTACGCCCCTATCCTTCTGTTATCCTCCTGTCTTGAGGCCTGTGGGCACATACTCCCTCCCACCGTTCATAAATCATAGGCAGGTTTGATTTTTTTACGGGTAGTTTGaaatgtaaaatatatatat
Encoded here:
- the LOC141668935 gene encoding early nodulin-like protein 18, which translates into the protein METKYFTTLIIISFIILISPLPAAAYTNHTVGGAAGWFFNADTSTPAAKYSDWAAKQTFYLGDYLIFKTSTNQSVIQTYNATTYKNCTIDYSEDDDTFSFTSGNNEFNQSLTIAVPLTINGTNYYFSDSDDGVQCEQGMAFEIDVKYGSGLPPSLNQPPPPAYVEPSPPVPDVTTPPPSTGVRTTIANLPWLVSFITICGMIVLME